The sequence below is a genomic window from Haematobia irritans isolate KBUSLIRL chromosome 3, ASM5000362v1, whole genome shotgun sequence.
CGAAAGTGCGGTTACCAGCACCATACGATGCTTCACCCTCAGATCTCCTTGACTCCTACAGCCACGACTCCATCCTGCTTCACCCCGAGAACGACCACTAGAAGACCCAACACCACTCCGCAAACCAATGCATCTGCACGACGACGGCCGACAGTAACTCGTACTGTAAGGACTACAAGACGAACGATGAAGAAGAATCCGATAGCCCAGCAACCTGCCTCGTCGACCCGGAGGCCAACGAAACCAAACCGAGCCAATAAGAAGAATAAGAAGCGTCCAGCAAAAGCAAAACTGAACCAGCAGGTGCTCGCAGAAGCCATCAAGTCCTTAGCCACGGTCCTATGCCAACCAGATTTTGCGTAAGAGCAAGGCCGGGGGCATGGACAAACTTCACGTTTGTccaaattattatgaatttattactatttacttatgattttcttttatgaatttttaatgaatttcaatGAATTACTCTTTAATGAATTGCATTTTTGGATTAATGAATTATGAATTAAATTGTACTCTCTATTTTGCTTTGAATTATAAATGTGAATTATTTTGAATAACTTTAAGTAAAATCTTACTAAATTATTATCGATAAAAATCTATTGTGAATTTTTCCTAAATGAATTTAGTACTCTAAGCTCTCATCGGTTTAAGACGCTTTCTTTTGTATTCACTTTCCCTCCAACTTTCAAACGGTGAGCATCAAAACCCATTTCTCCTCTCCTTTACTTTCttctatattttaaataaaccatTGTATTACCATCTAAACTAAAACATTCCTGTGTTATCATTTATTTTCTTTCCGGTGGTTACTTCCTCATAACATTGTTGATTGTTTCTCATTGCTCTGAGAAATAATCAACAAAACCCGCTCATACAGTCCATTTGCTTTCTACAGGGGTATTTCACCAAACAACAAATCACCTGGTTGCTCCACTTCTCTGCATTGAAATCC
It includes:
- the LOC142229774 gene encoding uncharacterized protein LOC142229774 — protein: MSYHRVYECAICKERHSLRDCPIFIMMTVADRRVTVRNHKYCMNCLAKSHTVENCHSSQTCRKCGYQHHTMLHPQISLTPTATTPSCFTPRTTTRRPNTTPQTNASARRRPTVTRTVRTTRRTMKKNPIAQQPASSTRRPTKPNRANKKNKKRPAKAKLNQQVLAEAIKSLATVLCQPDFA